The stretch of DNA CGACGGCGTGTTCCGGATGGCTGCGGGTGCGGTCATTAATGCGATGTGGGATTTATGGGCAAAGTCACTCGACAAGCCTCTTTGGAAGTTGCTGGTTGACCTTGAGCCCGAGTTTGTTGCCGACTGCATTGATTGGCGAAATATCAGCGATGCGTTGACGCGAGACGAAGCGATCGCGATGTTGCAAGATCGTCGTGCAAACGTAGGCAAGCGTGAGCTCGAAATGTCAGAACTCGGGCCCAAAGCGTACTGCACTGCCGGTTGGCTGGGTTTGACGAACGACCAAATCCTAGCAACCATTCGCAAACTTCAAGATCAAGGTTTTGATTCGTTCAAGTTAAAAGTCGGCCAGGATTCACAGCGAGATGTTGAACGCATCCAGTTTATGCGAGATGCGATTGGACCTGATTGCAATCTGATGGTTGACGCCAATCAGTACTGGGGGGTTGAGGAAGCGAAGCGTCACGTCGAGGCTTATCGTTCCTTCGGATTGAAATGGGTTGAAGAGCCCATCGCTCGTGATGACGTTCTTGGGTACATCGAACTGGCATCGACGTTCGCTGATGCCGACTTCGGTTTCGCTTGTGGCGAGCACGCTGCATCGCCGGTGATTTTCAAGCAATTGCTTAAGAGTGGTGCGATCAAGTACTGCCAAATTGATGCGGTCCGGGTGGCCGGAGTGAACGACGTAATGGCGATCATCTTGATGGCCGCGAAGTACGGCGTACCCGTTTGCCCGCATGGTGGCGGAATCGCTCTCTGCAACATGATCCAGCATTATGGGATGTGGGACCAGATCGCGGTCGCGGGGCATTCCGATACGCAATTGGTCGAGTACATTGACTTCTTGCAGGAAGCGGTCGAGAGTCCGGTAGCGACCAAAGCCGGTTGTTACGTCACGCCATCGGCGCCCGGTTGGGGGCTAGAATTTCTATCTGCGTTCGTCGGCAAGCATCGTTTCCCCGACGGTGAGATTTGGAATACGCGAGCCGGTTCGCGAAAGGGTGCTGCCTTCGAGGCTTGATTGGTCTTGAGTGGCACCACTTTTAAATGCCAGTGGTACAAGGCAATTCTTGATGTTGTCCGTATCAGTCGCGCCGCTAGCGATCGCGATTGAATGATCAGCTACGTTCGTTGTCAGCTACGTCTGTTGTCAGCTAAGGATGTCTTTCACGACGTGACCATGCACGTCCGTCAGTCGGAAATAGCGGCCTTGAAAGCGATACGTCAATTTCTCGTGGTCGATACCCATCAAGTGCAACATCGTGGCGTGCAAGTCGTGAACATGAACCGGGTTCTCGGTGATGTTGTAGCACATCTCGTCGGTCGCTCCGTAGGTCATGCCCGGCTTAATGCCGGCACCTGCCATCCATAGTGAGAAACATCGCGGGTGGTGATCGCGACCGTAAGTTTCTGCGGTCAACTCACCTTGGCAATACGAAGTTCGACCAAACTCCCCGCCCCAAACGACCAATGTGTCTTCAAGCAAGCCGCGTTGTTTCAAGTCGTTCACTAGTGCAGCGGTCGCTTGGTCAACATCGCGACATTGGCCGGGTAGTTGCTTCGGTAAGGTGACGTGCTGGTCCCATCCCATGTGAAACAACTGAATAAAACGC from Rubripirellula amarantea encodes:
- a CDS encoding enolase C-terminal domain-like protein is translated as MTAQKITITSAEVIDLRVPTSDAMLGSDPFHKMPDYSSAVLHLETDGGLRGVSVVFTVGAGTDWICHGINDLCQLIIGTTLEDFATAPVHLYRRLIDHHQLRWLHDGVFRMAAGAVINAMWDLWAKSLDKPLWKLLVDLEPEFVADCIDWRNISDALTRDEAIAMLQDRRANVGKRELEMSELGPKAYCTAGWLGLTNDQILATIRKLQDQGFDSFKLKVGQDSQRDVERIQFMRDAIGPDCNLMVDANQYWGVEEAKRHVEAYRSFGLKWVEEPIARDDVLGYIELASTFADADFGFACGEHAASPVIFKQLLKSGAIKYCQIDAVRVAGVNDVMAIILMAAKYGVPVCPHGGGIALCNMIQHYGMWDQIAVAGHSDTQLVEYIDFLQEAVESPVATKAGCYVTPSAPGWGLEFLSAFVGKHRFPDGEIWNTRAGSRKGAAFEA